ATTAAGACTTCACCATCAGCGGTCATAGCAGCGGCAAAGTGCTTTAGTTTGGCAATATCAATGCCAACGTAAATCATAGAACCACGTCCTTTATAATAATTGACAACTGTTTTGATCCACCTAGTCTTATTCTCATAGCCTTGCGGGAGATAAAAGTTTAAAACTTATCCAACTATAAATGATTTAAATAAGACAGTGGCAATACACTCCATCTAATAGTCAAGCTATAGGTAATTATAAAAAGTCCACAGTGTCTAATTTGATTATAGCGGATAATTAAAATAAATAAGGAAGGAGAGTATGATTTTAGTCCTTGACTATATCATACAAGGTAATTATGAAAAAGTTAACTTTATTAATAATGCTTCTGTTAATAATCATCACAATTACAGGCTGCACAAATCCTGTAAAATCTGAATTGTTTGACTATGTGAATGTATTAATACCTTCTGTTTCAAATCTAGAAGATAAGGCTTTATCTAAGTATGAAAATATGATTGAAAATGTTAATCTATCTTCTGAAGAAATGCATAAGATACTAGAAAATGATGTTATCCCTTCGTATAAGGAATTCCTCACTAAATTGGAAAACATCAATTTGAAGACTGAAGAAGTAAAAAAAATACATAATTTATATATTAAAGGTGCCCAAACGCAATTAAATGCATTTATGCTTATTAGTGAAGGCTTAAAGAACAAGGATAACTCTATATTAGATGAAGCAAATACACATATTCATAGAGCTAAAGAATATATGGATACATTTAGGAGTGAGATTCAAAGCCTAGCAAATAGATTAAAAATCAAACACAAGTAACCGAAAGGATGGTAGCATGACTGAAAAAATCTATCTTGAAAATCCATATTTAAAGGAATTGACTGCAAAAGTAGTAAATAAAGAATATTCTAATAGTAAATTTTATATTACATTAAATAGAACTATAATATATCCTCATTTATCTGGCGGACAACCTATGGATAAAGCTACTATCAACGATATAAAGGTCATTGATGTATACGAGGAAGATGACAAAATCATTCATGTACTTAGTGATAATATTAACTCAAATTCAGTTAGTTTATCTATTGATTGGGATACACGTTTTGATCATATGCAGCAACATTCAGGACAGCACATACTATCTGCAGTTTTTTACAAGCTATACAACGCAACTACTTTAAGCATGCATATCGGACGTGAATACGTGTACATAGATGTTTCTCTGCCTTTATTAACTGAAGATGATATTAAAAAAATTGAAAGATTTGCAAATGAAATAATATATAGCAATTTCCCTATAAAAACTTATAAGGTTGAAAACAACGATATAAGTTCTATTCCCTTGCGCAAACCACCAAGGGTAGATAGAAATATTAGGGTAGTTGAAATAGAAAATGTTGATTATTCTCCTTGTGCTGGAACACATCTTAGAAATACTGGAGAAGTTGGTATTATTAAAATAAGAAAATGGGAACGATACAAAGGTAATATTCGAATAGAATTTGTCTGCGGTAATAGAGCCTTAAAGGATTACTCCTTGAAAAATCTTCATATAAACAGTATCTCTGCTTTGCTTTCTGCTAAGGATATAGATACTTATAATGCTGTAGAGAAGCTCTATAATGATTATAAACTATTAGAGAAACAATTGTTAGATACTAAAACAGAGCTATTAACACATCAGATCAATGATTTTCTGAAGGAAAGCTATACTAAGAATAATATAAGAATTGTTCACAGGATTTTATATGACTTTGATCCTAAAATGGCTAGGTATGCTATGTCTCAAATATTAGCATTAGAAAACACTATATGCATTCTATGTGTTGTAGAAAATAATAACAAATGCCAAATTTTGATGGGAAGATCCCCTAATATTAATATAGATGTAAAAGAGATCTTTAATTCTGTTATCCATTTGCTAGACGGTAAAGGTGGAGGAAATGCTGAACTAGCACAAGGTGGGGGAACAAATATAGACAACATACCTGTTTTTATGGAAAAAAGCTTAGAAATATTAGATGGTTTAATTTAATATTTTATAAAATAAAGAGAAGTGTTTCCACTTCTCTTTATTTATTCATAAAAGCTTCTATTTCCTCAACGGTTTTTATTATATCAATTGATAGGTTTATACAGCCATCAGGCGTAACTACAACATTATCTTCTATTCTTATACCTATGCCTTCTTCTTCAATATATAATCCTGGTTCAATTGTTAATACCATTCCTGGCTCAAGGTTTACATCACGCTCTCCGACATCATGGGTATCTAGCCCTAAATAGTGACTTACGCCATGGTAATAATACTTAGATATCTCATCATCGTCTTTAATTAGACCAATTTTTTTACATTCTTCAATTAATACCTTTTTAGTTACTTTGTTTAATTCTTTATAAGGAAGTCCTGGCTTTACCGCATTTATTGTTTCTAATTGTGATTTTAAGACAATATTATAAAGTTCCTTCTGTCTTTCTGTAAACTTTCCATTTACAGGAAAGGTTCTAGATATATCTGCACAGTAATTATTATATTCTGCACCTAAATCAAATAGTATAAGGTCTCCATCCTGCATTTCACAATTATTTTCTAAATAGTGTAATACTATTGCGTTTTTTCCAGAAGCAGCAATGGTATTAAAAGCATGTCTTTTTGCTCCTAGTCTTTTTATTTCAAAATCAAAATAAGACTCCAGCTGATATTCCATCATGCCTGGCTGTGAATTTTCCATGATCATTTTTATGCCTTCATTAGTAATATCTATAGCTTTTTTAATCATCTCTATTTCTTCTTCTGTTTTTATCATTCTAGATTTAACAAGTATGCTATATGCATTGTTAATCTTAATATGTGGATATCTATCTCTAATGTCTTTTGCTAAGCTTAAGGCTTTAGTATTATCAAAGTCCCATCTTTGTCTTTCTAAGTCTAAGTAAAAATTAGAAAATTCACCATTAAACAATGTACTGTTTAAATATTCCGTAAGACTATCTATTGGTTTAACGTTTTCTATTCCTGAAATCTCTTTAGCCTCATCTTCTGTCATTCTAAAACCTGTCCATTTTTCCTCTAATTCTGTAACTTTATCTATAAATAAATTTTCTTTTACTTTACCTTTTTTCTTTTCAATTAATAAAGCAAATTTTTCTCTTTCAGCACCTACTAGATAAAAGAAGTTTTTATTAACTATAAAATCGTAATATGCATCTGCAGATTTGTGAGGAGCCGTACCTGAGAATAATAATAACAATGAATTATCTTCTAGCTTGTCTGTGATTTTTTTTCTGTTGTTTATGTAAAAATCTTTATTCATATCTGCACCTTCCTAAAATTATTCATATCATTTTTTCATCTCGCAAAATTCTAAATACAGCTGAATACTCTAAATCTTTAATCTGAATTATTAATTCCTTATAATCCAATTCAAAATTTATCACAGATGAATATATATCTATGCTTCTTAACAAATGAACTGTACATATTGTATTATTAGCTGACTTGCTAAATCTCATAACTAGATTTTTTATCATTGAGCATTGGATTCTATTTCCCATATAATCAGGCATATTACTAAACTGTAAGTCTAAGGTTCTACCTTCTAAAGGTACTATAATATCAATGTCTACATCATCTTCTCTTAATATTCTTACTTCAAAGTCGCTTATAATATTAATACCATATTGTTTTAAATTTACAGATATATCCCTCATCTATTTAATAATATCCTTATATTGAAAATCTGCCCCTAGTATATGACTAGATATCCAATTTACAATAAAGTCTAAAATATCTAAAATAACTTTTTTCTGCTTTGAATCTATGTCTTGAGTGTCAATTTCGACTAGCTTTTTTACAAACATTTCGTGTTGCTGTTTGTGCTCTTCAAGTTTATTGTAGTTATATTTTTCCATTAATTCTTCTTCATATCCAAAATGGTATTCGGTATATTCTTTTAAATGGCCTAATAATGCTATTATCTCATCATAATGGTCTTGTCCATCCTTTAATGTTGCAAGATTATATATTTCCCCTCCTATCTCAAATAATCTTTTATGTTGTTTGTCAATTTCCTCTATTCCTGTACTAAACCTATCCTTCCAATTAAATATCATTATTTTTCCTCCTTTGAGAATTATTATTAATTATATCATATTTTTTTGAAAATCTAAAACACTAAGAATTTCTGTATGTATTTTAATTTTTCATAATTTTCTTAGATGCAATACTTCCTATTATGAATAAGCCTGCATTAAAAACCACTATTAAATAATCAAATACATTTTGGTTTGGTATTCTTCCTATTAATCTGTTTACAGAAAGGAAAAGCATTGTAAGAAAAACTGTGTTTGTAATATTGGCGATCTTCCATTCTAGCTTAGAACTTGTATCTATTATAGTTATTATCAAGTCTAAAATCAGAAAGAAACACAGTACTATTGTAGCATAATAAATCATTTCTACCATCATGCACAAGCACTCCTTAGGCAATTTAAATATATTAAAAATTTAATCTTTTTTCATATTATTTAAGTTAGTTTATTCAACACTAAAATTGTTTTTCCTCTAATTAACATAAAAAGTTATTAAAGAACATCTAAGTTATTAAAAACATAAATATATAATAGACAACTAAATAATGAAAGGATGAAATAGTATGATACTTTTTAATGGTAATATGTATTGTCCATATACAAATCCCTATATAAGCTATAATAATTTTTTTGAGTACGGAGAAGAAATAAATGCTATTGCATATATTCATGGTGGGCCTTTAGCGCCAAATCTAAAAGGAGTTGTTTATTTTAAAGGAGTAGATAAAGGCACAGACGTTAAAGTAAGAGTTTCTAATCTTCCTAACTATGAGCCTGCTAGAAATGGTAATCCTCCTATTGGTCCACACGGCTTTCATATTCATGAAAATGGTCTATGTGAAATAGGTGATCCAAACGACCCATTCAAATCAGCGGGTGGACATTGGAACCCAGATAATCAACCCCATGGTAATCATGCAGGTGATTTCCCTGTACTATTCTCAAACAATGGTTATGCAGAAATGAGTTTTTTTACTAATAGATTTAAACCAAAAGATGTCATTGGTAAGTCTATAATAATACACCAAAGTCCAGATGATTACCGTTCGCAGCCTGCTGGTGATGCAGGTAAGAGACTCGCTTGTGGAGTAATACAACCTAAATATTATTAAAACATTATTTTCTTAGAAAAACACAATAGAAGCATTCCCTTAGGATTTTAGATAGGGATAATTTCTATTGTGTTTGATTTTTTTAATATCTCTGCCGCATATTATTTACTTCTTAAACCCGTCTACATTATTTTTATGGAATTTCCAAGCTGAGGATATTATATCTCTAATATCTGTATATTGTGGTTCCCAGCCAAGAATTTCTTTTGCCTTCTGTGAAGAAGAAACTAGAATCGCAGGATCCCCATGTCTTCTAGCTGTAAACTCTTTATTAATAGAAAATCCTGTAACATATTCAGCTGCTTCGATAATCTCTTTTACTGAAAATCCTAGACCATTCCCTAAATTGAAAATATTGCTTTCATTATCTTTTCTTAAATACTCAAGTGCTAATATATGCCCATTTATTAAATCTTTTACATGTATATAATCTCTAATACAGGTCCCATCCCTTGTGGGATAATCATCCCCGTAGATAAATATTTTTTCCCTTTTATTTAAAGGGACCTGAAGTATTAAAGGGATTAGGTGGGTTTCAGGATTATGATCTTCTCCAATAAGACCTCTAGGATGAGCTCCTGCTACATTAAAATATCTTAGTGCAACATATTTTATTCCATAAGCTATATCTGCCCATTTCATCATTTTTTCCATAGCTAGTTTAGTTTCGCCATATGGGTTCGTGGGCTCAGTAGTATCTGATTCTTTTATAGGAAAAGTTTTAGTTTCTCCATAAACAGCAGCAGAAGAAGAAAACACTATCTTTTTAGTATTATTTATAGCCATAGCCTTTAGCAATATTTCGGTTCCATGGACATTGTTGTTATAATACTTTAGTGGATCTATCATACTCTCGCCAACTAAAGAATTAGCCGCAAAATGTATTACTGCTTCAATCTCATGTTTTGAAAATACAGTATTTAAAAAGTTAATTTCTTTAATATCCCCTTGATAAAATATAGCTTCTTTATGTATAGCATTAATATGTCCTGTCTGAAGGTTGTCAACAACTATAACCTTTTCTCCATTTTCTATTAAATCATATACGCAATGAGAGCCTATATAACCCGCTCCACCACAAACAAGTATAGCCATATTAACTAGCCTCCTTAAATGGATTTTCTCTTGAAATCTTTTGTGTATATTATACCATTAAAGTTTTTTATTGTTTACATATTATATTCTATCCGCAAAAAATGACCAATTATAATTGGTCATTTTACGAGGTAAGTTTTTTATAAATAACTATTTTAAATGAGCTATATTTTAAATGAGCTTTTCAAGGATACTATTCTATTAAATACCAATCTATCTTTAGTAGTATATTTAGTGTCTACATTAAAATATCCATGTCTAAAAAACTGAAATTTATCCTGTGGCATGGCTTCTTTCATGTTTGGCTCCACGTATCCTTGTAATATCTCTAGAGAATTTGGATTCACATTATCCAAAAATGTATCCCCTTCTTCCTCTTCATCATCAAGAATTAGAGGCTCATAAAGTCTTATTTCAGCTGGCATTGCATTGCTTGCTTCCACCCAGTGAATTGTCCCCTTAACTTTTCTTCCTGTGAAACCTGTTCCACTCTTAGTTTCAGGGTCATAAGTACATCTTAATTCAACTACATTTCCTTGATCATCTTTTATTACCTCATTGCATTTTATAAAATATGCATTCTTTAATCTAACTTCATTCCCTGGAAAAAGTCTAAAGTATTTTTTAGGAGGTTCTTCCATGAAGTCATCACTTTCTATATATATTTCTCTAGAGAATGGAATCTTTCTTTCGCCTAATTCTGGGTTTTCAGAATTATTCTCTGCATCTAGCCACTCAACTTGCCCCTCTAGATAATTTGTAATAACTACCTTCAAAGGTCTAATAACAGCCATTACTCTGGGTACCTTAAGCTTTAAATCTTCTCTTACAAAATGCTCTAGCATTTGCTCATCTACAACACTATTATTTTTTGCAACTCCAATGGCTCTACAAAAGCTCTTAATAGCATCTGGAGTATATCCTTTTCTTCTAAGTCCAGATATTGTAGGCATTCTTGGATCATCCCAGCCATCTACAATGTTTTCATCTACAAACTTTTTTAGCTTTCTTTTACTCATTACTGTATTGGTCAAGTTTAATCTTGCAAACTCTATCTGCTGTGGTTGATGCTCCATTTCACATTCTCTTACAAACCAATCATATAATGGTCTTTGATCTTCAAATTCTAATGTGCATATAGAATGTGTAATACCCTCTATTGCATCCTCCAAAGGGTGAGCAAATGAATACATAGGGTATATGCACCATTTGTCTCCTGTGTTATGGTGTGATGTGTGGGATATTCTATAGATAACTGGATCCCTCATATTTACATTAGGAGATGTCATATCTATTTTGGCTCTTAATACCTTTTCACCGTCTTTAAATTCACCTTTTCTCATTCTTTCAAAAAGATCTAAGTTTTCTTCAATAGTTCTATTTCTATATGGGCTTTCTTTTCCTGGCTCTGTAAGGGTCCCTCTGTATTGTCTTATTTCATCTACAGATAAATCACATACATAAGCCTTCTCCTTTTTTATCAATAGCACAGCTCTATTATACATTTCTTCAAAATAATCAGATGCAAAATATAGAGCTTCCCATTGAAAGCCAAGCCACTTTACATCCTCTTTTATAGATTCTACATATTCTACCTCTTCCTTTGTTGGATTTGTATCATCAAAGCGAAGATGTGTTCTACCATTAAATTCGTCAGCTAATTCAAAATTTAAAGTAATAGACTTAGCATGCCCAATATGTAAATATCCATTAGGCTCAGGAGGAAACCTTGTAATTATTTCTTTATGCTTTCCAGACTCTAGGTCAGCTATTACAATATTTCTAATAAAATTTGATGATATTGGTTTATCATTCATCGTAGCACAACCTTTCTTTTCCTTTGCGTTTTATTATTAACTTATAATATAACATAGTTATAGAACTTTTTCCATTTTAATTGTTTTTTATTTTATGATATATTATTTTAACCCTTTTATTAGTATTATGCAATATTATATGATTTTGATATATGTTAATATTTTTATCTAAAGATGTCTTATAAAACCCTGTGGATTATTAAGAAATGACCTGAAAAATTTAACTGATTCTATTTCATTATAGACTGTTTTTTTTATGGGTAAACTATTTAGGTCATATATAGAAGCATCTGGATGTGCCATGATTATTGGAGAATGAGTAGCTATAATGAACTGAGAATTTTGCTTAATCATTTCTTTAATCATAGCCATAAAAGCAAATTGATTCATCGGAGATAAAGGTGTTTCAGGCTCGTCTAATATATATAGTCCATTAGGAATAAATCTGGAGCTAAAAAACTCTAAAAAACTCTCTCCATGTGATTTAGATTCCAAACCTCCATTATACATATTGTCCATTTCATTTAAGGAACGTGCATAAGGCATTCTGGCAAGACTATGCGCGTGTAGAGTTCTTCCTGTATATCTGTTATCAATCTCTTGTAACTCCTGTTCCATATCCATTCTAATCTCATGTAATTTTCTCATATAATTAATAAAATCTTCAGCTCTTAAAAAGAACCCTTTATTTGTTTTTACACTCCAGGATAAATTTAGATATTTAGAAAGCTTTCTTGCATATTCAAATTCTCTATCTGTGTTAATATCTGTATCTCCTATTGCAATTGAGCCTATAGCACAAGCAATAGCCTCTAACAAAGTAGATTTTCCAGTCCCGTTCTCTCCTACAAGTATGGTTATAGGTGAGTCAAAGGTTATTTTTTCAAAAGAGCTTATTAATGGGATACTAAATGGATAGCCATGGTATGACTGGTGCTTTTTATTTAAATAGCTTACTTCCTTTAGATGAAACATGTTTATTCATCCTTTCCTTATGTCCGGACTTTGTAGATATATATTCTCTCAAATACTGATATTATCAAATTCATATGTTTATGTAAAGAAAAACTACTTCTCTTTTTAAAAAAGAAGTAGCTTTTCAAAAAAACATTTTACTATATTCCGAAGGTTTTAGATTCTAAATATTGTATTATTTTATCTTAAACTTTTAGATAATTTCTTTACATAGTTTTTATACTCCATTGCTGCTTTTCTGTTAAGTTTTCTTTCTGTATATTCAGCTTCTTTTTTTAGTTTCATATAACTTTCGTATCTTTCTTTACTCAATATACCATTATTAATTGCATTAATTACAGCACATTTTGGTTCTGTTGTATGAGTACAGTCTGAAAACTTGCATTGTAAGGAAAGTTCCTCAATATCTTCAAATGCAGTTTCTATACTGTCACTAACATCTAGTACATGTAACTCTCTCATCCCAGGAGTATCTATTACAACTCCTCCATTTGGAAGTAGCATAAGTTCTCTGTTAGTAGTAGTATGTTTTCCTTTTTCTCCTATGTTGCTTACTTCTTTGGTTACCTGTCTATTTTCACCTAAAAGCTCATTGATAATAGTAGATTTTCCTACACCTGATGATCCTAAAAAAGCAAGGGTTATACCTTTATTAATATATTCATTAATATGAGTAATTCCTAATTTATGAATACAACTTATAAAATGAACATCTATTCCAAATGAAATTTCTCTTACCTGTTTAAGCTTTTCCTCAATATCATCACATAAATCAGCTTTTGTAAGAAGAATTACTGGTTTAGAACCACTGTCCCATGCCATTGTAATATATCTTTCTAATCTTCTTAGATTAAAATTATTATTAAGTGACATACATAAAAATGCTATATCAACATTAGTAGCTATAATCTGTTCTTCAAATGTTCTTCCTGCAATTTTTCTCGAAAATTTACTTTT
The sequence above is drawn from the Proteiniborus ethanoligenes genome and encodes:
- the galE gene encoding UDP-glucose 4-epimerase GalE, producing MAILVCGGAGYIGSHCVYDLIENGEKVIVVDNLQTGHINAIHKEAIFYQGDIKEINFLNTVFSKHEIEAVIHFAANSLVGESMIDPLKYYNNNVHGTEILLKAMAINNTKKIVFSSSAAVYGETKTFPIKESDTTEPTNPYGETKLAMEKMMKWADIAYGIKYVALRYFNVAGAHPRGLIGEDHNPETHLIPLILQVPLNKREKIFIYGDDYPTRDGTCIRDYIHVKDLINGHILALEYLRKDNESNIFNLGNGLGFSVKEIIEAAEYVTGFSINKEFTARRHGDPAILVSSSQKAKEILGWEPQYTDIRDIISSAWKFHKNNVDGFKK
- a CDS encoding AAA family ATPase, whose protein sequence is MFHLKEVSYLNKKHQSYHGYPFSIPLISSFEKITFDSPITILVGENGTGKSTLLEAIACAIGSIAIGDTDINTDREFEYARKLSKYLNLSWSVKTNKGFFLRAEDFINYMRKLHEIRMDMEQELQEIDNRYTGRTLHAHSLARMPYARSLNEMDNMYNGGLESKSHGESFLEFFSSRFIPNGLYILDEPETPLSPMNQFAFMAMIKEMIKQNSQFIIATHSPIIMAHPDASIYDLNSLPIKKTVYNEIESVKFFRSFLNNPQGFIRHL
- a CDS encoding bacteriohemerythrin, which translates into the protein MIFNWKDRFSTGIEEIDKQHKRLFEIGGEIYNLATLKDGQDHYDEIIALLGHLKEYTEYHFGYEEELMEKYNYNKLEEHKQQHEMFVKKLVEIDTQDIDSKQKKVILDILDFIVNWISSHILGADFQYKDIIK
- a CDS encoding superoxide dismutase family protein — its product is MILFNGNMYCPYTNPYISYNNFFEYGEEINAIAYIHGGPLAPNLKGVVYFKGVDKGTDVKVRVSNLPNYEPARNGNPPIGPHGFHIHENGLCEIGDPNDPFKSAGGHWNPDNQPHGNHAGDFPVLFSNNGYAEMSFFTNRFKPKDVIGKSIIIHQSPDDYRSQPAGDAGKRLACGVIQPKYY
- a CDS encoding aminopeptidase P family protein, whose protein sequence is MNKDFYINNRKKITDKLEDNSLLLLFSGTAPHKSADAYYDFIVNKNFFYLVGAEREKFALLIEKKKGKVKENLFIDKVTELEEKWTGFRMTEDEAKEISGIENVKPIDSLTEYLNSTLFNGEFSNFYLDLERQRWDFDNTKALSLAKDIRDRYPHIKINNAYSILVKSRMIKTEEEIEMIKKAIDITNEGIKMIMENSQPGMMEYQLESYFDFEIKRLGAKRHAFNTIAASGKNAIVLHYLENNCEMQDGDLILFDLGAEYNNYCADISRTFPVNGKFTERQKELYNIVLKSQLETINAVKPGLPYKELNKVTKKVLIEECKKIGLIKDDDEISKYYYHGVSHYLGLDTHDVGERDVNLEPGMVLTIEPGLYIEEEGIGIRIEDNVVVTPDGCINLSIDIIKTVEEIEAFMNK
- a CDS encoding alanyl-tRNA editing protein; this translates as MTEKIYLENPYLKELTAKVVNKEYSNSKFYITLNRTIIYPHLSGGQPMDKATINDIKVIDVYEEDDKIIHVLSDNINSNSVSLSIDWDTRFDHMQQHSGQHILSAVFYKLYNATTLSMHIGREYVYIDVSLPLLTEDDIKKIERFANEIIYSNFPIKTYKVENNDISSIPLRKPPRVDRNIRVVEIENVDYSPCAGTHLRNTGEVGIIKIRKWERYKGNIRIEFVCGNRALKDYSLKNLHINSISALLSAKDIDTYNAVEKLYNDYKLLEKQLLDTKTELLTHQINDFLKESYTKNNIRIVHRILYDFDPKMARYAMSQILALENTICILCVVENNNKCQILMGRSPNINIDVKEIFNSVIHLLDGKGGGNAELAQGGGTNIDNIPVFMEKSLEILDGLI
- the rsgA gene encoding ribosome small subunit-dependent GTPase A, yielding MTNKYNLYDLGWNERLEKEFEQYRNFYSVGRIAVEYKNLYKVYSEQGNILASVSGKMINSASGRQDYPAVGDWVILDKIKENDDRTIIHEILSRKSKFSRKIAGRTFEEQIIATNVDIAFLCMSLNNNFNLRRLERYITMAWDSGSKPVILLTKADLCDDIEEKLKQVREISFGIDVHFISCIHKLGITHINEYINKGITLAFLGSSGVGKSTIINELLGENRQVTKEVSNIGEKGKHTTTNRELMLLPNGGVVIDTPGMRELHVLDVSDSIETAFEDIEELSLQCKFSDCTHTTEPKCAVINAINNGILSKERYESYMKLKKEAEYTERKLNRKAAMEYKNYVKKLSKSLR
- a CDS encoding glutamine--tRNA ligase/YqeY domain fusion protein; the encoded protein is MNDKPISSNFIRNIVIADLESGKHKEIITRFPPEPNGYLHIGHAKSITLNFELADEFNGRTHLRFDDTNPTKEEVEYVESIKEDVKWLGFQWEALYFASDYFEEMYNRAVLLIKKEKAYVCDLSVDEIRQYRGTLTEPGKESPYRNRTIEENLDLFERMRKGEFKDGEKVLRAKIDMTSPNVNMRDPVIYRISHTSHHNTGDKWCIYPMYSFAHPLEDAIEGITHSICTLEFEDQRPLYDWFVRECEMEHQPQQIEFARLNLTNTVMSKRKLKKFVDENIVDGWDDPRMPTISGLRRKGYTPDAIKSFCRAIGVAKNNSVVDEQMLEHFVREDLKLKVPRVMAVIRPLKVVITNYLEGQVEWLDAENNSENPELGERKIPFSREIYIESDDFMEEPPKKYFRLFPGNEVRLKNAYFIKCNEVIKDDQGNVVELRCTYDPETKSGTGFTGRKVKGTIHWVEASNAMPAEIRLYEPLILDDEEEEGDTFLDNVNPNSLEILQGYVEPNMKEAMPQDKFQFFRHGYFNVDTKYTTKDRLVFNRIVSLKSSFKI